Genomic segment of Elusimicrobiota bacterium:
GTCGAATTCCTGTATGATAAAAAGGCCAATGACTTCTTTTTTATTGAAATGAACACGCGGATTCAGGTGGAGCATCCGGTCACGGAAATGGTCACGGGGATCGATTTGATCAAAGAGCAAATCCGAACCGCGGCGGGTGAAAAAATTCCGTTTTCCTCGGACGATATCCAAATCCGACACCACGCCATGGAGTGCCGGATCAACGCGGAAGATCCTGACCGGAATTTCATGCCCTCTCCAGGGAAAATCACCCAGTTGATTCTTCCGGGGGGGCCCGGTGTGCGTGTGGACACCCATGTCTTTCAGGGGTATACCATCCCCACCTATTACGATAGTTTGATGGCGAAGCTTATTGTGGCGACGCGTTACGGGCCTGGGGGAGGGCGAGAACACACGATTCGCCGCATGGCTCGGGCCCTCAACGAATTTACCGTGGATGGTGTCAAAACCACCATCCCGTTTCATCGGGACGTGATGGCCCACGAGGCTTTCATGAAGGGCGATGTGACAACGGATTTCATCGAAAAACATTTGGCGCTGCAGCCGGCCCACTGATCCTGTGTCTCCGACTAAGAAGGAAAGCTTTCAGGACAGAATTCGGGCTCAGCTCAAAGAGTCGTCCGATAACCTTCGTCTTCTATCGGACGAAGCTCCTTCGATTGAGAAAGCCGCTCGGGTCTTGGTGGCGGCTCTTCGCCAAAAGAAGAAGGTGGTGGCTTTTGGCAATGGGGGATCGGCGGCCGACGCCCAGCATTTAACAGCGGAACTTTCTGGTCGGTTTGAGAAAAATCGCCCCGGGCTCCCCGCGGTGGCTCTCACCACCAACAGTTCGACCTTGACGGCCATCGCCAACGACTATTCGTACAAAGAAGTTTTTTCACGCCAGTTGGAGAATTTTATCCATCGGGGGGATGTGGTGGTGGCCATCTCCACTTCGGGGAACTCGGAAAACGTTTTGGAAGGCGTACGCGTGGCCCAACAAGCGGGCGCCGTGGTGATCGCTTGGACCGGACAGGGCGGGGGAAAACTAAAAGCGGTGGCGGATGTTTGTTTAACCGTTCCCTCACGGCGCACCTCGCGGATCCAAGAGGGACACCTGGCTCTTCTCCACACGCTCTGCGGAATCATTGAAGAGGAACTGTATCCCTCCGTGGGGAAGGCGACCGGTTATTAATCGCGCTGTTCCCCTCTTTTATCCCGAGGTTCACACATGAACGGGACTGTCGTTTCGGGAAAATCGTTAGCGACACGCCTGGCGCCCATTCGTCGAGGGAAAACGGTTGTCTTTACCAATGGTTGTTTTGATTTGGTTCACGCGGGGCACTTAAAGGTGCTCGATTGGGCCAAGCGGCAGGGGGATTTGTTGGTGGTGGGGTTGAACGCGGATGTTTCTGTGCGGCGTATAAAGGGGCCCCTTCGGCCCATCCTTCCCCTGAAAGATCGAGCCGCGCTGATGGCCGCTCTCCGCCCCGTGGATTTTGTGACCTGGTTTTTAGAGGACACCCCTCTTCAACTGATTCGACTTCTCCGTCCCGACATCTTGGTGAAAGGCGGGGATTGGGCTTCCGGGTCCATCGTGGGGCGTGAGTTTGTTCAGAAGGTCGTGCGGGTTCCCCTCATGAAGGGGTGTTCCACAACGGGTATCATCCAAACGATTGTCCAACGCTATGGTT
This window contains:
- a CDS encoding SIS domain-containing protein; its protein translation is MSPTKKESFQDRIRAQLKESSDNLRLLSDEAPSIEKAARVLVAALRQKKKVVAFGNGGSAADAQHLTAELSGRFEKNRPGLPAVALTTNSSTLTAIANDYSYKEVFSRQLENFIHRGDVVVAISTSGNSENVLEGVRVAQQAGAVVIAWTGQGGGKLKAVADVCLTVPSRRTSRIQEGHLALLHTLCGIIEEELYPSVGKATGY
- a CDS encoding adenylyltransferase/cytidyltransferase family protein translates to MNGTVVSGKSLATRLAPIRRGKTVVFTNGCFDLVHAGHLKVLDWAKRQGDLLVVGLNADVSVRRIKGPLRPILPLKDRAALMAALRPVDFVTWFLEDTPLQLIRLLRPDILVKGGDWASGSIVGREFVQKVVRVPLMKGCSTTGIIQTIVQRYGSSSARKKE